From Candidatus Paceibacterota bacterium, a single genomic window includes:
- a CDS encoding radical SAM protein, with amino-acid sequence MIKVLTHGGVVGGEVRPLYFYKAMEREICDARIISFGACNFHCPYCKRDGAFVTKEGDIISSIEASETDLLKVCDDAIAKDQVVRISGGDPVMFPAVSMRIAEYVFETYGKKISVAHNGSSPALIRKLLQYLESAAIDLKAPISEMGARTGLDQKLGEKMYQRSLQVQDALSDTGVLVDVRTPIFATTTLDDMLQLAEDIMKGGNNENEFWTWRMYSPVRGCNWLQPKKEAVVWMIREVKKLYPKLKIGLRAKWEPNGFLYF; translated from the coding sequence ATGATAAAGGTGTTGACGCACGGAGGAGTAGTAGGCGGAGAAGTTCGCCCCCTCTATTTCTATAAAGCGATGGAGAGGGAAATTTGCGACGCCCGAATCATTTCATTTGGGGCATGTAATTTTCATTGCCCTTATTGCAAAAGAGATGGAGCTTTTGTCACCAAAGAAGGCGACATAATAAGCTCCATTGAGGCATCGGAGACGGACCTTTTGAAAGTCTGCGATGATGCCATCGCAAAGGATCAGGTTGTCAGGATTTCCGGAGGAGACCCGGTTATGTTTCCCGCTGTGAGCATGCGAATTGCCGAATATGTCTTTGAGACATACGGCAAAAAGATATCCGTTGCTCATAATGGATCGAGTCCGGCCTTGATCAGAAAGTTGTTGCAATATCTTGAATCGGCAGCGATCGATCTCAAAGCGCCCATATCAGAAATGGGGGCAAGAACCGGATTGGATCAAAAACTTGGAGAGAAAATGTATCAGAGATCTCTTCAGGTCCAGGACGCCTTGAGCGACACCGGCGTTTTGGTGGACGTCAGGACTCCGATTTTCGCGACAACCACACTTGATGATATGCTTCAGCTTGCTGAAGACATAATGAAAGGCGGAAATAACGAAAATGAGTTCTGGACATGGAGAATGTATTCTCCGGTTCGGGGATGCAACTGGCTTCAGCCCAAAAAGGAAGCAGTTGTCTGGATGATCCGGGAAGTAAAGAAACTTTACCCGAAGCTCAAGATCGGACTTCGGGCGAAGTGGGAGCCGAATGGCTTCCTTTACTTCTAA
- a CDS encoding helix-turn-helix domain-containing protein — protein sequence MIELEYKLSPLVMYKDILTSINLSAGESTIYEYLLKNGESPAGDIIKRTPLKRGIAYKILDNLVEKGLVVEKTSVPSQKQGRRKISHFLPNHPEKLREFIENEHKRFKKAENTLEAVLPALVSDFNLVSGKPGVRFFEGLDGVKKVMNDTLINNFKRQILTFSDVAAYMKYLKDWNMNYYAPKRREYKIHEKVIIPNNPLAVDYMNEYIKNPLSDELTDILFIDHKSYPFETEINIYENKVSFVTFSEKRHIGLIIENKEIFNSLISTFNLIWTTLKK from the coding sequence ATGATAGAATTAGAATATAAATTGTCACCTTTGGTCATGTATAAAGATATCCTTACAAGCATCAATCTTAGTGCGGGAGAATCTACCATCTATGAATATCTTCTTAAAAACGGTGAGTCTCCTGCCGGCGATATAATAAAAAGAACCCCGCTAAAAAGGGGCATCGCATATAAGATATTAGATAACTTAGTCGAAAAAGGCTTAGTTGTTGAGAAAACCTCCGTTCCAAGCCAAAAACAAGGAAGGAGAAAGATATCTCATTTTTTGCCGAATCATCCCGAAAAGCTTAGAGAATTCATTGAAAATGAGCATAAACGCTTCAAAAAAGCCGAAAATACCCTCGAAGCTGTTTTGCCAGCGTTAGTCTCCGATTTTAATCTCGTCTCCGGGAAACCGGGAGTGAGATTCTTTGAAGGACTCGACGGTGTGAAAAAGGTGATGAACGACACACTGATCAACAACTTCAAACGGCAAATTTTAACCTTTTCGGACGTTGCGGCATATATGAAATATCTGAAAGATTGGAATATGAATTATTACGCCCCGAAAAGAAGAGAATATAAAATTCACGAAAAGGTCATAATCCCCAACAATCCCCTCGCCGTAGACTATATGAATGAATATATAAAAAATCCGCTCTCTGACGAATTAACGGATATTTTATTCATTGATCACAAGAGCTATCCCTTTGAAACTGAAATTAACATCTACGAAAATAAAGTTTCATTTGTTACTTTTTCAGAGAAAAGGCATATCGGACTTATCATAGAAAACAAAGAGATATTCAATTCATTGATTTCAACATTTAATTTAATCTGGACTACTTTGAAAAAGTAG
- a CDS encoding SIS domain-containing protein, with protein sequence MSEDERVSFDDGVIIQMELLHEAEGICISYFKENIKKKQSIRDFFERISKKSDNNIFCIGVGRSGLAVRTFAMRLTQMEYRRVYVSGETTTPAVKKDDIVVVISSSGETETVRNLVMKYKAYGAIVVALSAHKESTIGNVADLFVHIPDKSQILIDKPEFAAKVKNLKNWAPLGTISENFAIKFLDAFVTELMTVTGKTEKDLKFVHQIE encoded by the coding sequence ATGTCAGAAGATGAACGTGTAAGTTTCGATGACGGTGTCATCATCCAGATGGAGCTTCTTCATGAAGCCGAAGGGATATGCATATCCTACTTCAAGGAGAATATCAAAAAGAAACAATCGATCAGGGATTTTTTTGAACGGATCAGCAAGAAAAGCGACAATAATATATTTTGCATAGGAGTCGGCAGATCCGGCCTTGCGGTGAGGACATTTGCGATGAGACTGACCCAGATGGAGTACAGGAGAGTGTATGTTTCGGGGGAAACGACGACGCCTGCAGTGAAAAAGGATGATATTGTGGTAGTCATTTCAAGCTCGGGTGAGACCGAAACCGTCCGCAATCTGGTGATGAAATACAAGGCCTATGGCGCTATAGTCGTTGCGTTGTCCGCCCACAAGGAGTCGACTATCGGCAATGTAGCGGATCTATTCGTACATATTCCGGACAAGAGTCAAATTTTGATAGATAAACCGGAATTTGCGGCCAAAGTAAAAAATCTGAAAAATTGGGCCCCGCTTGGAACTATATCCGAAAACTTTGCAATAAAATTTCTGGATGCTTTCGTCACTGAACTGATGACTGTCACCGGAAAAACGGAAAAGGACCTTAAATTCGTCCACCAAATAGAGTGA
- a CDS encoding MoaD/ThiS family protein — protein sequence MCKTVRKISVGKVPGKKEDEYVTNEEKVTAGDVLKLAGLYEEDGYEIRVNEKVVPAETELNDGDKVLLVKVDQIIKVRIGKSPGVIQDVQISGRKSIQEAFEAIGVNADEDGWEVRVNSVPGKLDTFLNDGDIVLLIPNVEGN from the coding sequence ATGTGTAAAACAGTCAGGAAAATATCAGTAGGGAAGGTACCGGGGAAAAAAGAAGATGAATATGTCACAAATGAGGAGAAGGTCACAGCAGGGGATGTTCTTAAGCTCGCAGGGTTATACGAGGAAGACGGATACGAGATCAGAGTGAATGAAAAAGTCGTCCCTGCCGAAACCGAGCTTAATGATGGAGATAAGGTCCTGCTCGTAAAAGTCGACCAGATAATAAAAGTGAGGATCGGAAAGTCTCCGGGAGTTATCCAAGATGTACAGATCTCAGGAAGGAAGAGCATCCAGGAGGCCTTTGAAGCTATCGGAGTGAACGCTGATGAAGATGGATGGGAAGTCCGAGTGAACAGCGTTCCGGGAAAGCTTGACACCTTCTTGAATGACGGAGATATTGTTCTCCTGATTCCCAACGTAGAAGGGAACTAA
- a CDS encoding ThiF family adenylyltransferase, with amino-acid sequence MIDALRHMLLFSPERFGQMVKRIDVIGAGATGSRIVRQLGKLGVTGVCEVHVWDDDVVKGHNVGNQDFGNHQKGMLKVEALVQTVLLETGTRIVIHNERVNGTQNLGQIVFVLTDTMSSREEIWQKGLKLKLRTSLVIETRMGKDCGRIYTINPGAMKHIAEYEKTLNHNVAETSACGSPISVGPTAEILSGYALWQMMKWFMVQEGKEEIYVDNEVIFSLCPLNMMSRTF; translated from the coding sequence ATGATAGATGCATTAAGGCACATGTTGTTGTTTTCTCCCGAAAGATTCGGGCAGATGGTCAAAAGAATAGATGTGATCGGCGCAGGAGCGACCGGAAGCAGGATCGTAAGGCAGCTTGGAAAACTCGGAGTTACCGGAGTGTGCGAGGTCCATGTTTGGGATGATGATGTGGTAAAGGGCCATAATGTCGGCAATCAGGATTTCGGAAATCATCAGAAAGGGATGCTCAAGGTCGAGGCTCTTGTCCAGACGGTACTGCTGGAAACGGGAACAAGGATAGTGATCCACAATGAGAGAGTGAACGGAACTCAGAACTTGGGCCAGATAGTGTTCGTTTTAACGGATACAATGTCGTCCAGGGAAGAGATCTGGCAGAAGGGATTGAAACTGAAACTCAGAACGAGCTTGGTCATCGAAACAAGGATGGGAAAAGATTGCGGAAGAATCTATACAATAAATCCCGGGGCCATGAAACATATTGCCGAGTATGAGAAAACTCTCAATCACAATGTTGCGGAAACCAGCGCTTGCGGTTCCCCGATCAGCGTCGGACCAACTGCAGAAATCCTTTCAGGCTATGCATTGTGGCAGATGATGAAATGGTTTATGGTGCAGGAAGGGAAAGAGGAGATATATGTCGATAACGAAGTGATATTTTCTCTCTGTCCGCTAAATATGATGTCCAGAACTTTCTAA
- the hypE gene encoding hydrogenase expression/formation protein HypE, with protein sequence MSRLFMNDSVSLELGSGGKASWEFFKDLRRIMNFTGKWTNTGDDAAVYDLGDKKLVMTTDAFIIDPLFFRGGDIGKISMCGTINDISVMGAKPIGISLSCVIEEGFATADLEKIIRSIDKVSKEAGVPVVTGDTKVTEKGKIDKIEITTAGVGLADRIIENKGAKPGDKIIASGNLGEHGAVILSHRFNYKTKLKSDCKPLNKEVQSVAEFLNACKDPTRGGLAENLNEIAEKSKVKIILDEKHLPYKKDVISISELLGVNLFAFPSEGRFIASVSEKYANKVIKKLRQFDPEAEIIGEAERGKGVFLKTLIGGLRPIEMPRGKLIPRIC encoded by the coding sequence ATGTCAAGATTGTTTATGAACGATTCCGTTTCTCTCGAGTTGGGTTCCGGCGGGAAAGCGTCGTGGGAGTTTTTCAAGGATCTGCGCAGGATCATGAATTTCACCGGAAAGTGGACAAATACCGGCGATGATGCGGCAGTCTATGATTTGGGTGATAAAAAATTGGTCATGACGACTGATGCTTTCATAATCGACCCGTTATTTTTCCGCGGCGGAGATATCGGAAAGATCTCTATGTGCGGAACGATAAACGATATCTCCGTTATGGGGGCAAAACCGATCGGGATATCGCTTAGCTGTGTTATTGAGGAAGGTTTTGCGACGGCTGATCTTGAAAAGATAATCAGATCCATAGACAAAGTCTCAAAAGAAGCCGGCGTGCCGGTGGTGACAGGGGATACGAAAGTGACGGAGAAAGGAAAAATAGACAAAATAGAGATCACGACGGCGGGAGTCGGGCTCGCTGACAGGATCATCGAAAACAAAGGTGCGAAGCCCGGAGACAAGATCATTGCTTCGGGAAATCTTGGCGAGCATGGCGCAGTGATCTTGAGTCATAGGTTCAACTACAAGACGAAACTGAAGAGCGATTGCAAGCCGCTTAACAAGGAGGTTCAAAGTGTTGCCGAGTTCTTGAATGCCTGCAAGGATCCGACCCGAGGCGGACTGGCCGAAAATCTGAATGAGATAGCCGAGAAATCCAAAGTGAAAATAATCCTGGATGAAAAACATCTGCCCTATAAGAAAGACGTCATTTCCATAAGCGAACTTTTGGGTGTGAACCTTTTTGCATTTCCATCCGAGGGGAGATTCATAGCGAGTGTTTCGGAAAAATATGCCAATAAGGTCATAAAGAAACTTCGTCAGTTCGATCCTGAGGCTGAGATCATCGGCGAAGCGGAAAGGGGGAAGGGGGTATTTCTGAAAACCTTGATTGGCGGACTCCGCCCGATCGAAATGCCCCGGGGGAAATTGATCCCGAGGATATGCTAG
- a CDS encoding macro domain-containing protein: MRDENDEINKALVNVRKLPTIQIVSGDITQIDADCIITPINSQKNWHGGIDRAIYAIAGEMYHDQIRKTHLENLFSAAVLGNRKTHRGKFDHVVFVVDDLRSRAREVINRGLETADEAGFETILIPAIRTGVFLGIIERTPDEIANEYILGILKFLRSNRNSGIKSIKLVIFRNEQFKTILEDKITSVIKNMSDKQ, from the coding sequence TTGAGAGATGAGAACGACGAAATAAATAAAGCATTAGTGAACGTAAGGAAATTGCCGACCATTCAAATTGTTTCGGGAGACATAACTCAGATCGATGCTGATTGCATTATAACACCGATCAACTCCCAAAAGAACTGGCACGGAGGGATCGACAGGGCCATATATGCCATTGCCGGAGAAATGTATCATGACCAGATCAGGAAAACGCATCTTGAAAATCTGTTTTCGGCAGCTGTTCTCGGCAACCGCAAAACACACAGAGGCAAATTCGATCATGTTGTGTTTGTGGTCGACGACCTCAGGTCAAGGGCCAGAGAAGTAATAAACAGAGGCCTTGAAACCGCAGACGAAGCGGGCTTTGAGACAATCCTGATCCCAGCCATCAGAACGGGAGTATTTCTCGGAATAATCGAAAGAACTCCGGATGAGATCGCAAATGAATATATCCTGGGCATACTGAAATTTCTTCGGAGCAACAGAAACTCAGGAATAAAGAGTATCAAACTTGTAATATTCAGAAATGAACAATTCAAGACGATATTGGAAGACAAAATTACTTCCGTAATAAAGAATATGAGCGACAAACAATAA
- the hypD gene encoding hydrogenase formation protein HypD: MTRKIIIEINKLSQQIGRQVVLMELCGTHTEAVARNGIKKILPKNIRLLSGPGCPVCVTDQSDINAVIKLALAGIPIACYGDVLRVPGTMQMKNEKLKYKNDNSRKIKDNCHYEENRKAAKQSQVPQPNLSLDKARELGADITEVYSTEDALKLQKKKPDLVFFGLGFETTTPMTADAIKRGLTVYSSHKLFVPAMQALVDTPSLKIDGFIDPGHVSTIIGTEPYKKLKFKELSSLKKGAKLLGTEAIPQVITGFTGEDVLLGIYMLLKQISEGRAEVENEYTRSVRPEGNPKAIALINEVFEVEDAFWRGLGRIPGSGLKIREKYSEFDAKVKYKSILQATCLPDRQASYKLQADLSGCLCGAILRGLKEPTDCRLFSKTCTPENPIGACMVSSEGACGIEAKYREI; the protein is encoded by the coding sequence ATGACTCGTAAGATTATAATCGAAATCAATAAATTATCTCAGCAAATCGGCAGGCAAGTCGTCCTGATGGAATTATGCGGCACTCACACCGAGGCCGTCGCGAGGAATGGGATAAAGAAGATCCTTCCGAAAAACATCAGGCTTCTTTCCGGGCCCGGGTGTCCGGTCTGTGTGACGGATCAGAGCGACATCAATGCGGTCATAAAGCTGGCGCTCGCAGGAATACCGATCGCGTGCTATGGAGATGTTCTTCGCGTTCCCGGAACAATGCAAATGAAAAATGAAAAACTAAAATATAAAAATGACAATTCAAGAAAAATTAAAGATAATTGTCATTACGAGGAGAATCGTAAGGCTGCGAAGCAATCTCAAGTTCCGCAACCTAATCTCAGTTTGGACAAGGCGCGTGAACTCGGTGCTGACATCACCGAAGTGTATTCGACGGAAGATGCGCTCAAGCTACAGAAAAAAAAGCCGGACCTTGTTTTTTTCGGGCTCGGGTTCGAGACAACGACACCAATGACCGCGGATGCTATCAAAAGGGGATTAACAGTATATTCATCTCACAAGCTATTTGTTCCTGCAATGCAGGCGCTTGTCGACACGCCAAGCCTGAAGATCGACGGATTCATAGATCCCGGGCATGTTTCGACCATAATCGGGACAGAGCCTTATAAAAAACTGAAGTTTAAGGAGCTTAGCTCCTTGAAAAAAGGAGCTAAGCTCCTTGGGACAGAAGCTATTCCGCAGGTGATTACCGGGTTTACGGGAGAGGATGTGCTTCTCGGGATCTATATGCTGCTTAAACAAATATCCGAAGGCCGGGCTGAAGTCGAGAATGAATACACAAGATCGGTCCGTCCGGAAGGGAATCCGAAAGCGATCGCGCTGATAAACGAGGTTTTTGAAGTTGAAGACGCCTTTTGGCGAGGTCTGGGAAGGATCCCCGGTTCAGGTTTGAAGATAAGAGAGAAATATTCCGAATTCGACGCGAAAGTAAAATATAAAAGCATTCTACAAGCTACCTGCCTACCGGACAGGCAGGCAAGCTATAAACTACAAGCTGATTTGTCCGGCTGTCTTTGCGGAGCGATCCTGCGCGGCCTGAAAGAGCCTACGGACTGCAGATTGTTCTCTAAAACCTGCACTCCTGAGAATCCGATCGGAGCGTGCATGGTCTCTTCCGAAGGCGCGTGCGGCATTGAGGCGAAATATAGGGAAATATAA
- a CDS encoding HypC/HybG/HupF family hydrogenase formation chaperone, which produces MCLAIPGKIIKIDKKTNVASVDFGGIKRDVNISLVEIKKGDYVIVHAGYAIQKIDNKEAKETLKLFETARRGNDE; this is translated from the coding sequence ATGTGTCTAGCAATCCCCGGAAAGATAATAAAAATAGACAAAAAAACCAACGTTGCGTCGGTTGATTTTGGCGGGATCAAAAGAGATGTCAATATTTCTTTGGTTGAAATAAAAAAAGGGGATTATGTGATCGTTCATGCGGGATATGCAATACAGAAGATCGATAATAAAGAAGCGAAGGAGACTTTAAAGTTGTTCGAAACTGCCAGAAGAGGCAATGATGAATAG
- a CDS encoding formyltransferase family protein has translation MKRTLVFASGGADVGGSGFRKLVESSLSGILKAEIISVVSNYPNGGVKKIADEFGINFIYFPGPFNAVEYRKIVERYEPDLIALSGWIKFVRGLDPKITINIHPGPLPKYGGQGMHGHNVHEAIIKDYSEGKILFSAVSMHFVIEDGYDEGPAFFSYPVYIGQDYDANKIGAEVNKIEHGWQAYITNLVLEGKIYWDGKDPKSLVVPEYVPRIFIKGSE, from the coding sequence ATGAAAAGAACATTAGTGTTTGCGTCAGGAGGCGCAGATGTAGGAGGATCGGGATTCAGGAAGCTCGTGGAAAGCTCTTTGTCAGGAATATTGAAGGCTGAGATCATTTCAGTGGTCTCAAATTATCCCAATGGCGGAGTAAAGAAAATAGCTGATGAATTCGGCATTAATTTCATATATTTTCCCGGTCCGTTCAATGCGGTTGAATATCGGAAGATCGTTGAAAGATATGAACCCGATCTGATCGCGCTTTCCGGCTGGATAAAATTTGTCAGGGGGCTTGATCCTAAGATAACCATAAACATACATCCCGGGCCGCTTCCAAAATACGGCGGGCAGGGCATGCATGGCCATAACGTGCATGAAGCGATCATAAAAGATTATTCAGAAGGGAAAATATTGTTCAGTGCGGTGTCAATGCACTTTGTTATCGAAGATGGATATGACGAAGGGCCTGCCTTTTTCAGCTATCCGGTCTATATCGGACAGGATTATGACGCAAACAAGATCGGCGCAGAGGTCAATAAGATCGAGCATGGATGGCAGGCGTACATCACGAACTTGGTTCTTGAAGGCAAGATCTATTGGGATGGAAAAGACCCCAAAAGCCTTGTTGTTCCGGAATATGTCCCGAGGATATTTATAAAAGGGTCAGAGTAG
- a CDS encoding superoxide dismutase gives MEIEKFYKLPALTYSYDALEPYMSKEQLTIHHDKHHAAYANGVNAVLEKIERSRRESSEIDMKATLKEMSFHLGGHKLHSLFWGNLAPAKGKNNEPKKELLAVINNEFGSFNRFKEEFSKTALSVEGSGWAALSFCRCTKRPLIMQIEKHSYNVYPNFRIIMVLDVWEHAYYLDYKNDRAKYIDAFWNIVNWDKIAERFEKMIK, from the coding sequence ATGGAAATAGAAAAATTTTATAAATTGCCCGCATTGACATATAGTTATGACGCATTGGAGCCGTATATGTCCAAAGAACAGCTTACGATCCATCATGATAAGCATCACGCGGCTTATGCAAATGGCGTAAATGCGGTTTTGGAGAAGATCGAAAGATCGAGAAGGGAGAGCTCCGAGATCGATATGAAAGCGACGCTGAAGGAAATGTCGTTTCATTTAGGCGGACACAAGCTTCATTCTTTGTTTTGGGGAAATTTGGCTCCGGCAAAAGGAAAAAACAATGAACCCAAAAAAGAATTGCTCGCTGTTATCAATAATGAGTTCGGAAGCTTCAATAGATTCAAAGAAGAATTTTCAAAGACCGCGCTCAGCGTTGAAGGATCGGGCTGGGCGGCGCTTTCTTTCTGCAGATGTACGAAGCGTCCGCTTATTATGCAGATCGAGAAGCATAGTTATAATGTGTATCCGAACTTCAGGATCATAATGGTGCTGGATGTATGGGAGCATGCATATTATCTGGATTATAAGAATGATAGAGCGAAATATATCGATGCTTTTTGGAATATTGTAAATTGGGATAAGATAGCTGAAAGGTTTGAAAAGATGATAAAATAG
- a CDS encoding ABC transporter ATP-binding protein yields the protein MIYKIIKRYLLKHKKESTKTIIYSLIVAVLAVIIPLIYSRITDDILNKDILLTALIKPIAALLILTLSAVFLNRYTLISKYNIGARCRMDLLSDAYNHLLDLPLDYFKIYDKGEIAKKVDRSGDAIFMIVSEIVFTSIPELFSIIGMIFVLGLIDIRLAAVVFAVGIAYSCLPLLRTKRIIEKEKQISIKSEKASGFIHDVLINIKLVKLYTDETRNKDKSNLLLRDTLNETESMNTKWANIISVQQLTIQAGFILILLSALFLLRNGGITPGELVLVLSYTAMIQNPFVRLSHNYMQTKRNLVSIKRVFDLIDEPIEPYNDGIELTDTNGNIKFVNVHYSYENNVIETLKGISLNICGNNSIGIIGPSGSGKTTFLNLLLRNNLKPITGKIFLDGIDTTTIKLPSLRKFIAVVDQEASILNRSVIENILLGDPNASYDDVVSVSKMANAYDFIIKLKNGFNEIVGENGTRLSGGEKLRISIARALLKIRSGAKILVLDEATASLDSISEKEFQNTLELLKNRNITIIIITHRLKTVQNCELAVFNYGEIVESGDHAKLYSKDGLYKKLYLNQVIHPI from the coding sequence ATGATATACAAAATAATAAAAAGATATCTTTTAAAACATAAAAAGGAATCGACAAAAACCATAATATATTCGCTTATTGTAGCGGTGCTTGCAGTTATAATACCCCTCATCTACAGCAGGATCACAGATGATATATTGAATAAAGATATTCTGTTGACTGCACTGATAAAACCGATTGCCGCGCTCCTTATATTAACTCTCTCGGCTGTATTTCTCAACAGATATACACTCATCAGCAAATATAATATAGGAGCGAGATGCCGCATGGATCTGCTCTCAGATGCATATAACCATCTTCTTGATCTTCCGCTCGATTATTTCAAGATATATGATAAAGGCGAGATTGCAAAAAAAGTGGACAGATCGGGAGATGCGATATTCATGATCGTAAGCGAGATAGTTTTTACATCTATCCCGGAATTATTTTCGATCATTGGAATGATATTTGTCCTGGGCTTGATCGATATCAGGCTCGCGGCAGTAGTTTTTGCAGTCGGAATTGCATACAGCTGTTTGCCACTCCTGCGCACAAAACGGATCATCGAAAAAGAAAAACAGATCAGTATAAAAAGCGAAAAGGCATCGGGATTCATACATGATGTATTGATAAACATCAAACTGGTCAAGCTATATACCGACGAGACACGGAACAAGGATAAAAGCAACCTGCTCCTACGCGATACGCTCAATGAAACTGAATCAATGAATACGAAATGGGCCAATATAATAAGCGTTCAACAGCTTACGATCCAGGCCGGATTCATTTTAATTCTCTTGTCAGCCTTGTTTCTTCTCAGGAACGGAGGTATAACTCCAGGCGAGCTTGTGCTTGTGCTATCATACACGGCCATGATCCAGAATCCGTTCGTGCGATTATCGCATAATTATATGCAGACTAAACGTAATTTGGTCAGCATAAAACGAGTATTTGATCTCATTGATGAACCGATCGAGCCATATAATGACGGCATCGAGCTAACTGATACAAATGGCAATATCAAATTCGTAAATGTTCACTACAGTTATGAAAATAATGTCATTGAGACATTGAAAGGCATTTCACTCAACATATGCGGTAATAATTCAATTGGAATAATCGGGCCAAGCGGATCCGGAAAAACGACATTCCTCAATCTTCTATTAAGAAACAACCTTAAGCCGATAACCGGTAAAATATTTCTTGACGGTATTGATACGACAACCATAAAACTTCCCTCACTTCGGAAATTTATTGCGGTTGTTGACCAGGAGGCCAGCATATTAAACAGAAGCGTTATCGAAAATATACTATTAGGCGATCCAAATGCCTCATACGACGACGTTGTTAGTGTTTCAAAAATGGCAAATGCCTACGATTTCATAATTAAACTGAAAAATGGCTTCAACGAAATAGTCGGAGAAAATGGAACACGGCTTTCAGGAGGAGAAAAACTTAGAATATCGATCGCACGAGCACTGCTCAAGATCAGATCCGGAGCAAAGATACTTGTGTTGGACGAAGCAACGGCGTCGCTCGATAGCATATCCGAAAAAGAATTTCAAAACACTCTTGAACTTCTGAAAAATCGCAACATCACTATAATAATTATCACTCACAGACTTAAAACTGTGCAAAATTGTGAATTAGCGGTTTTCAATTATGGAGAAATCGTTGAATCGGGAGATCATGCTAAATTGTATTCGAAAGATGGACTTTACAAGAAACTATATTTGAACCAAGTAATACACCCAATATAA